A DNA window from Hoplias malabaricus isolate fHopMal1 chromosome 5, fHopMal1.hap1, whole genome shotgun sequence contains the following coding sequences:
- the ppm1ka gene encoding protein phosphatase 1K, mitochondrial, with product MSLSALSLSRLLQRSLSSAARGVGAFRGQCVCERVSGARQYAASQLNAEASLRPISWDSFGIWDDPIQAPVQLPPGIRLGTRFPWISLDSIGQSTHIGQRRSNEDRLRVAQLTPNTLYFALFDGHGGAQAADFCFTHMERYIRAGLQEEWDMEEVLSKAFLQVDAALFTRMQMYGNASLKTVGTTATVALLRDGTELVVGSVGDSRAILCRNGKAHDLTDDHTPERNDERQRILNSGGFVRWNSVGQANVNSRLAMTRSIGDFDLKKSGVIADPETTHVTLNHTQDAFLALTTDGINFIMSNQEICDVINQCYDPTEAADLIAEQAVQYGSEDNSTIIVVPFGAWGSQQNSQHSYSMSRNFASSGRWA from the exons ATGTCTCTCTCagccctctccctctcccgcCTGCTGCAGCGCTCTCTCTCCTCAGCCGCCCGCGGTGTCGGCGCGTTCaggggtcagtgtgtgtgtgagcgagtgtcAGGGGCCCGACAGTACGCCGCGTCTCAACTGAACGCAGAGGCCAGCCTTCGTCCCATCAGCTGGGATTCCTTTGGGATTTGGGATGATCCCATCCAGGCTCCGGTCCAGCTGCCCCCCGGCATCCGCCTCGGAACACGGTTCCCCTGGATCAGCCTGGACTCCATCGGTCAGTCGACACACATCGGTCAGCGCCGCAGCAACGAAGACCGGCTCAGAGTCGCACAACTCACCCCCAACACACTCTACTTCGCCCTGTTCGACGGACACGGGGGGGCGCAGGCCGCGGACTTCTGCTTCACACACATGGAGCGATACATCAg GGCTGGTCTTCAGGAAGAGTGGGACATGGAGGAGGTCTTATCTAAAGCCTTCCTGCAGGTGGACGCTGCTCTGTTCACTCGGATGCAGATGTATGGCAACG CCTCTCTGAAGACAGTGGGGACCACGGCGACGGTGGCGTTGCTAAGAGACGGGACGGAACTGGTGGTGGGCAGCGTCGGAGACAGTCGAGCCATTCTCTGTAGGAACGGGAAAGCACACGATCTGACTGATGACCACACGCCGGAGAGAAATGACGAGAGACAGAG gatcCTGAACAGTGGTGGATTTGTGAGGTGGAACAGTGTGGGTCAGGCCAATGTAAACAGTCGTCTGGCCATGACCCGCAGCATCGGAGACTTCGACTTAAAGAAGAGTGGAGTCATCGCAGACCCAGAGACCACACACgttaca ttaaATCACACTCAGGATGCGTTTCTGGCCCTGACCACCGACGGCATCAACTTCATCATGAGCAACCAGGAGATCTGTGATGTCATAAACCAGTGCTATGACCCGACGGAGGCTGCAGACCTCATCGCTGAGCAG GCTGTACAGTACGGCTCAGAAGACAACAGCACAATCATCGTAGTTCCGTTCGGAGCGTGGGGATCACAGCAGAATTCCCAACACAGTTACTCCATGAGCCGGAATTTCGCTTCCAGTGGACGCTGGGCCTGA